A genomic region of Xanthocytophaga agilis contains the following coding sequences:
- a CDS encoding GAF domain-containing protein has product MNQRLFTRLYLGMCTIIAGMLITLFYYFTHKIIESENQAKKITAHITSQTVLDKIDQSLYTCQMDNKAFAYNSLVTEAVVHPQANSRLEEFMNQMVQYQSIYDLLLLCNMDGNVIAVNTKNSQSTPLSSSGLIGSNMYNTDWFRGALKCINTTDSWHSNLTVDQTVAQLYKSSGQGIAFAVPVRNSEGDMIGVWYTFTNWQKTAEKIRKDAETELQKKDPQAQILLYGAHNEKLTAIDRDLFFKKQPELLYQADENALIHQASFDKRNMIAQQATSKGILSDAKNHWKAVTLLSPTKFTLSMCLSGEILQVVLIVLFANSVMIAITYLLIHKNLLQVQYIDTLRDVLEKVARGIIVSIPENLKSKNEIGQISSSVSEMVDSLKTKTLFSDEIAKGNLSVTLTDLFPEDRLGHSLIHMRNQLQKVQEDHTIQLWKTEGLTTISSILRNNQNIKELSENILSFIIRYLKANQGSLFLVKQKDSQAVLELMACHAFNRNKHSEEPVFLLPGQGLTGQAFLEGNIIYLTEIPENYVRITSGLGEATPRILLIVPLKTQNEIKGILEIASFSPILPYEIEFVKAIAENIAATLRDYQITEQMQYLLEESRVKAEQMNAQEISTREMLEQLVVIQEELKRKEMELNNVFMGIDTTFAIIEFDIHGNILTANDNFLHLMDYKCNDVKGKHHRLFVDTAYADSEEYSSFWTKLKAGEPNTARFKRYTRTHSAVWLQASYIPLKDASGIPYKIIKLATDVTKESLMELEMQEHTEMIACYEEEMKSTYDELQQRTQQVELYEAKIQSVFEELQKYTRKVSELENKNY; this is encoded by the coding sequence ATGAATCAACGTTTATTTACACGCCTGTATCTGGGTATGTGCACCATCATAGCCGGTATGCTCATTACTCTTTTCTATTATTTTACCCATAAAATCATTGAATCAGAAAACCAGGCAAAGAAGATTACTGCCCACATTACATCTCAGACTGTTCTGGATAAAATAGATCAATCCCTGTATACCTGTCAGATGGATAACAAGGCTTTTGCCTACAATTCACTTGTAACAGAAGCCGTAGTACATCCGCAGGCAAATAGTAGATTAGAGGAGTTCATGAATCAGATGGTTCAGTACCAATCCATTTACGATCTATTGCTGCTTTGCAATATGGATGGTAATGTAATTGCAGTCAATACCAAAAACTCCCAAAGTACACCATTGTCTTCATCTGGCCTTATTGGTAGTAATATGTACAATACAGACTGGTTCAGAGGAGCTTTAAAATGTATAAATACCACTGACAGCTGGCATTCCAACCTTACAGTAGACCAAACAGTTGCACAATTGTATAAATCATCCGGACAAGGTATTGCCTTTGCAGTTCCTGTTAGAAATTCAGAAGGTGATATGATTGGAGTGTGGTATACATTTACCAATTGGCAAAAAACAGCTGAAAAGATTCGCAAGGATGCTGAAACCGAACTACAGAAGAAAGACCCTCAAGCTCAGATACTCCTATATGGTGCACACAATGAAAAGTTAACAGCCATAGATAGAGACCTTTTCTTTAAAAAACAGCCAGAACTTCTTTATCAGGCAGATGAAAACGCATTGATTCATCAGGCATCCTTTGATAAAAGAAACATGATTGCACAGCAAGCAACTAGTAAGGGAATTCTTTCAGATGCAAAGAATCATTGGAAAGCCGTTACACTCCTATCTCCAACAAAGTTTACATTGTCCATGTGTTTGTCAGGAGAGATACTACAGGTAGTATTGATTGTATTATTTGCCAACAGTGTGATGATTGCAATTACCTATCTTCTTATCCACAAGAATTTGTTGCAGGTACAATACATTGATACATTAAGAGATGTTCTGGAAAAAGTAGCCAGAGGAATAATCGTCTCTATTCCTGAAAATCTGAAAAGCAAAAACGAGATAGGGCAAATTAGTAGCTCAGTGAGTGAAATGGTCGACTCACTGAAAACAAAGACCTTATTTTCTGATGAAATAGCCAAAGGGAATCTAAGTGTAACACTCACTGATCTTTTTCCTGAAGATCGTCTTGGACACTCACTTATTCATATGCGCAATCAGTTGCAGAAGGTGCAGGAAGATCATACTATCCAATTATGGAAAACAGAAGGATTGACAACTATATCTTCCATTCTACGCAACAATCAAAATATCAAAGAATTAAGCGAGAATATCCTCAGTTTTATTATTCGATATCTCAAAGCAAATCAGGGATCACTCTTTTTAGTAAAACAGAAAGATTCACAGGCAGTACTGGAACTAATGGCCTGTCATGCATTCAATCGGAATAAACATTCAGAAGAACCAGTGTTTCTCCTCCCAGGTCAGGGATTAACGGGGCAAGCATTTCTGGAAGGCAATATTATTTATCTCACAGAAATACCGGAAAACTATGTACGTATCACTTCCGGATTGGGAGAAGCCACACCACGCATTTTACTTATTGTTCCGTTAAAAACACAGAATGAAATCAAAGGAATACTTGAAATAGCGTCCTTCTCTCCTATTCTACCATATGAGATTGAATTTGTAAAGGCTATTGCTGAAAATATTGCGGCTACTCTAAGAGATTATCAAATCACTGAACAAATGCAGTATTTATTGGAAGAAAGCCGTGTAAAAGCAGAGCAGATGAATGCACAGGAAATCAGCACACGAGAAATGCTGGAACAACTGGTAGTGATCCAGGAAGAACTAAAACGAAAAGAGATGGAGTTAAACAATGTGTTTATGGGCATCGATACCACATTTGCTATCATCGAATTTGACATACATGGAAATATTCTCACTGCTAACGATAACTTTCTACATCTGATGGATTATAAGTGCAATGATGTAAAAGGGAAACACCATCGTTTATTCGTAGATACAGCCTATGCAGATAGTGAAGAATATAGCAGCTTCTGGACTAAATTAAAAGCTGGAGAGCCTAATACTGCTCGATTCAAAAGATATACCAGAACTCATTCAGCAGTATGGTTGCAAGCATCTTATATTCCTCTTAAAGATGCATCAGGTATCCCCTACAAAATCATCAAACTGGCAACAGATGTTACTAAAGAATCACTTATGGAACTGGAAATGCAGGAACATACAGAAATGATAGCCTGCTACGAGGAAGAAATGAAGTCTACCTATGATGAATTACAGCAACGTACTCAGCAGGTAGAACTCTATGAAGCTAAGATTCAGTCCGTATTTGAGGAACTTCAAAAATATACCCGGAAGGTTTCTGAACTGGAAAACAAAAATTATTAA